In the genome of Arachis stenosperma cultivar V10309 chromosome 6, arast.V10309.gnm1.PFL2, whole genome shotgun sequence, the window TCTGAAGATAGATGCCTCTTGTTTTTGGTCATGAGTAGATACCTCTTTTTTTTGGGCTTGAGATAGATACCTCTTTGACTTTTGTTTTTTTCGTTTTCGTTATGCTACACAAGGCCCAAAAGAAAACGATATGAAAACAACTGGGCCATACaaatgaaaacaaataccaGTCTACAATAACTGGGCCTTTAAATATATATCGTTTTCTTTTGGGCCGACAATGAATATCAAATCCATTCATCACTGTTCGGGGCATTAGAATCCTGATTCCACGACCAAAAActacacacaaaaaaaaacccttgaatctccataacagCCACCAGAGGCGGAGGAACTTCCAGGATATAAACCGTCGAGCCGTTTCTCGCGTCTCGCCGCCAGTCCGTCTGAGGTAAGCTGTTGCCGTTTCCGTTTTCGTTGCCGTTACCTCTGTTTCTTAGGTTTTCCTTTTAGCTGGTTGTTAGGTTTGGGCTTAGGAACTTAGGGTTCCTACTTTCAGTTGAATAGAAGAAAATGACGAAGAGTGAGCGAAAGAAACGAAACAACAAGAGCAAAGACGAGCAACGATTTACTGCGGATACTGCTAAGCTCAGAAAGTTCAAGGAACCATCCAAATCCTCTACTTTTCTGGATAAAGCAAGTCACAATTCAtagccttttttttttctttttatgttgGATTTATTATCACGTTATtccaaattaataatttaacattttCTAATTGAATAATGGTGTGTTGTTTGGTTGTTGTAGATGAAAGCAAGATTGTCAGGTGGTCATTTCAGGATGATTAACGAGAAGCTCTACACTTGCACGTATGTACTATTATTCACTCTTTCACTcagttttttactttttcaagtTTTTGAGTTGTGCATGGTAGTAGTTTTAGCCTGTGATGAAAGGAAACGCCAACGAAGCAAGGTGTACAAGGCATGTCATACTTTTATTTGTAGTTGTTTGAATATTGATGTCAGTGAATATTGGTAATTTGGCCTTTTCAAGTACTTGAATACCCGATAAATCTTGAAAATATATATCTGAATATCTGATGTTCTTGTCCTGTATTTCCAAAAGTTTGGTGTGTCGTGGCACACACTGCTGTCTGAAATTGCTTTTAAAGTTTGATTTCTCCTCCTTGTAATGTTTTGTTCATCTTGGCAAGAGTTAAGAATTTGTGTTATTCTTTTCAGTGGGAAGGAGGCGCTAAATTATTTCCAAGAAGAACCATCGCTATTTGCCCTGGTAAGGGTTGTTTGCATtgattcaatttcttttttgGAAAATATGCGGGTTCATTGCTTTTTGTATAACTGAAGTAagattgatttttgtttttttatttattacaaCCAAATATGTGCACATTGACAGCCATGAAAGAAACTACTCTCATGCATACTGGtttgctttaaaaaaaatattattctgaTTTCACAACATGCATAGGAGGACCAACTTTAAAAAACATGCTTAGATGCGTTTGAGTTTAGAGTTTTGAACCAATAATAGAACATTAAACTTTCACAACAGTTGTAGACACCTGAGGTTTGAAGACCTTCATGGTTATTTATACTGCGAAAATGCATATCATTGTCAATGAAATcagcattagttttcaaaaagaAACATGTTTTAAGTATGGTGTGTGTTTCACTAGATCAGGAATGAATAAGTGTCATAACCTGCTtgatattctctttctttctgtCATGTATTTTACTTCTTTTGTGTCAATCTTTTCAAGCCTATTTGGTTTTCCTGAATGAACTTATCAAATGAGATTTAGGTATAAAGGGTTGAGTTAAAATAAGATTCATGACATGCAATGGTGTCCTTCTATCCTTGTAGCTGACCTTACCTGGTCATTAAGTAGTGAAATGGAATGGTTTGAGTATCTTGTTCTTCTCGACTTTCTCAATTTATCTTTCATTTATGATTCATCCCTGGCTAGTATCATGCAGGATACAAAATGCAAATGTCAAATTGGCCTCAACAGCCAGTTAATGTGATTATTGATTGGCTAAAAAAGAAGAGCCCTTCATTGGTCGTAGCTGATTTTGGTTGTGGTGAGAGTTTATTCTGCCCTTGTTCATATTTTCAACTTAAGTACAAATgcttattttctcttttatatctgCTAATGCTTTCATGATTCCATTGTGTTCTAGGGGATGCACTCATTGCTAAAAGCGTGGAGAATAAAGTCTACTCTCTTGATCTCGTCTCCAATGATCCTAACATAATTGCTTGTGACATGTCAAACGTATGTTTCCTTCTTGCAAGACTAGTAGAAAATAGTTGCATGTCAAATGCTTGTTACTTTTGTTACATTTTACTGTTGCAGTCTCATAGTTATGTCTCATACATCTCCATAAGAGGATATTGTCCCATATTCAGAAAATAGAAATTATATTGGCTGTAACATGTTTACTGTAGAACATGAATCTCATTATAGGCTATAATAGTTGCTCACATGTTACAGTTCAAACGTTATTGGTCAGGGTTGAGGTTTCTATATCTGTCTCACAGTGAAATGTACATTCCTTGTATTCTATTTATACCTTAGCCAACTCATAAAAAAGCATGTGGATTCCTTTATCTACCAAAAGGAAGGGAAAATGTGCATTCCTGGTGTCCtagtattataaatttataattatgtatACTTTCGAGCATTTAAAGCCTAGTACTATTTTAAATGAGTAGAATGAACCCTAACAAGAGTGTCAGTTTTTGTTTCAAAGTCTGAAAGGTTTATGGAATGATTATTTACAAGAGGATCTGCATTTTGTGGTTGCTGTCAGACACCGCTTGATGACTCATCTATTGACGTTGCTGTCTTCTGTCTTTCTTTGATGGGAACCAACTACCAAAGTTACATCAAAGAAGCAAACAGGGTGCTTAAGCCAGGGTTTGTTCCTTCTCCATTATTGAATCTTTCCAGGCTTACAATTGCTCAGAATAGGATCTAACATAGTTTTGGACAGT includes:
- the LOC130932834 gene encoding ribosomal RNA-processing protein 8 produces the protein MTKSERKKRNNKSKDEQRFTADTAKLRKFKEPSKSSTFLDKMKARLSGGHFRMINEKLYTCTGKEALNYFQEEPSLFALYHAGYKMQMSNWPQQPVNVIIDWLKKKSPSLVVADFGCGDALIAKSVENKVYSLDLVSNDPNIIACDMSNTPLDDSSIDVAVFCLSLMGTNYQSYIKEANRVLKPGGWLLIAEVKSRFDPNTGGANPEKFTNAISELGFKSVKKDFSNKMFILFYFTKKDKQNFKRKEIEWPLLKPCLYKRR